The stretch of DNA GTGAATATTTCCCGCCAGAAGCACCTTCAAATAAATATTCTTTAGGTTTATATATTTTATAATAGTTTTCTAATAATTTAAGGAAATTATTAGAAAGTAGAGAAATTCGATCTTTATTACCTTTTGCTCCAATAATATTTATAACCATCCTATCTGAATCAATATCAGAAATCTTTAAATTAATTAATTCGTTCCTTCTCAATCCTGCTGAATAAGAATTGAAGGGGTCGAACATTTTACATTTGCTCCTTTTTCAATGTTTCCTTAACTTCTTCTGCCATCTTTAAGCAATTCTATTCTTTTTCATCTTATTTTCAAATCTTTTAGCTACTTGAGAAATTTAACTTGCTTACTTTACTTAATAAGACTATTCATTTTTTGATAAAGCGCACCTGTCTGCGTGCCTTGCCTGCCTGCTGCGCCGCGGCGCAGCAGGCAGGCAAGCTGATCAATATTCTCCTTCAACAATGGCGATTTCCTCCTCTGTCAACCCGTATAATTTATAAACCATCTGGTCAATTTCGTTCTCCAATGCGTTGGTGTCGGCTTGCGGATCGGATTTTTTCAGGGAAAGGATCTGGTCGACATGTGCAACGAAAGGTTGTTGATCGGTATTGGAAAGTTCAGGAGGAATTGGGAAAGGCATCAGATAATTTGTTTTGAAGCGAAAATAGTTGCCTCGCAATATAGAACCAGTCGCAGTCACAAAATACCACAACAATTTTGAATTAAGCAAAGCCAAGTAATATTTCATTGACTCATTTGAGTTCCTTTTAAAAGCAAAACTATATATTGTAGTAGTATGATAGATTCCTTTATCATCAAGAGACATTTGGCACATAGAAGCGATATCCGGTGTTACAATTTTCTCCCTTTCAAATTCAGTTAGATTTTTGGGGTATATGTAGGCATAGAATTTATCGTGTTTCATTCTGCCACGTTCTCTATTTTCCAATTCCTTTCTATTCTCAAGCAAATACTTCCATGCCATCGGAAAGTACTTTTTTATTTCATTCTGCGAAT from Caldisericota bacterium encodes:
- a CDS encoding TaqI-like C-terminal specificity domain-containing protein, with amino-acid sequence MTFITVSDVSEKEWHFSAGHANEILSKLRTQPRTLSDVCEKIFQGIATSADKIYFLEHIAEKDGVITAYSKSLNKEITIEKGFVKPLLKGADVHRYLMLAPNIWNIFPYKIENGKAILYSQNEIKKYFPMAWKYLLENRKELENRERGRMKHDKFYAYIYPKNLTEFEREKIVTPDIASMCQMSLDDKGIYHTTTIYSFAFKRNSNESMKYYLALLNSKLLWYFVTATGSILRGNYFRFKTNYLMPFPIPPELSNTDQQPFVAHVDQILSLKKSDPQADTNALENEIDQMVYKLYGLTEEEIAIVEGEY
- a CDS encoding tyrosine-type recombinase/integrase: MFDPFNSYSAGLRRNELINLKISDIDSDRMVINIIGAKGNKDRISLLSNNFLKLLENYYKIYKPKEYLFEGASGGKYSPTSIANILKKGVTKAGTNKNVTPHMLRYSFATHLLEQGT